The sequence below is a genomic window from Rhodococcus sp. 4CII.
GAAGAGCCGGCGAGCCTTCATGCCGGCGAACACGGGTCCGATGCGCACGACGTCCCCGGTGGTCGGCGCGTGCAGCATCAAACCGTTACCGACGTAGATCGCCACGTGCCCCGGCCCACCCGACTGCCAGTTGCCGAACAGCAGATCCCCGGGCCTGGCCTCGGACAGCGGCACCTCGACGCCGACACCCCACTGGGTCTCCGACGTGCGGGGCAGCTTGATGCCGGTGGCGGCGTACACAGCGAAGGACGTCAGACCGGAGCAGTCGAAACCGCCACCGGACGGCCCGTTGATGTTGCCGCCGCCCCACACGTACGGCAGTCCGATGAACCGCATGGCCGCTTCGACGACACGGCTCGTGTCGCCGGCGGCGGCGCCGTAGAAGAACGGTGACAGCATCCGCGCGAACGAGTCCTCGAGCGAGCGGATCCGTGCGACGTACGGCTGGGTTTCGTGCTCGTAGTCGAACTTCCCGGCGGGCATGCCACCGGCCGACCGGACCGCGCCCGCACCCGCGTTGTAGGCGGCGATCGTGAGGTCGAGGGTGTCGCCCTTGACGACTCCCTCCTTCTTCCAGCCGTCGATCTGCCCGAACAGGTCGCACAGCATCTGGCCGGACGCCATCATCGGGTCGGCGACGCCGTTGATGTCGACCTTGCCGTCGCCGTCGGCGTCCTTGCCGTACTTGGCCCAGGCAGCGGGCATGAACTGACCGGGGCCGCGGGCACCTGCCCGGGACACGGGCGACGTGGCGCCGTACCGGAAGCCGTTCTCGACCGAGTACAGGGCCGCCAGTGTCGGCGGCTTGATGCCCTCGCACAGCGACCCGGCCTTGCGGATCCACGGCGCGAAGACGGCGATGGCACCGACCGGCGCGAGCGAGACACCGGGAAACCCGGCGGGGACGGACGGGATCAGCGACCCGAGACCGCTGATGAGCGCCGGGACGCCGGGCAGGGCGGCCAGACCCCCGATCGCCGTTCCGACGTCGGGGGCACTCGGCGCGGGAGGCTGGTCGAGCGGTGCGTCCGGGAGCACCAATGGTGCGACCGGGGCGGGCGGCGGTGCCGCTTCGAGGGCGGGCGGTGGCGGAATGTAGGGGTCGGTTGCCTGCTTCACCACATCCGAAGCCTGGGCAACCATCTGCTCGGCCTGTGCACGGGCCGGCTCGGGGAGGGACGATATTGCGTTGTCAACTTGTTTCTGAACGTCGGGTGAGGCCTGCTCGACCACATGAATTGCTTCGGCTGCTTGATCTTTCACCGGCTGCGGTATGTCCGCTCCCTGAACGATGGCCCCCGCTGCGGTGGTGATCGCCACGATGATCGCCGCTGCATCAACTGACATACGTGCGCTCCTCCTCCTCGGTGCACCTAACCGAGTGAGTTCACGTTACGACGGGGCACAGCAGGTGCGAGGCGATTCTGCGGGATTGCTCCGTTTCCTGCTGTGACCTGCGGGATAGCGGCACCGGGCGAATCACGCCCACGGAACCGACTGCGCACTCGGGGAGGAGAGACAGATTCTTCCCAGGTTGTTCTAAGGTTCGTCGGGGAAGCTGGTCGGCATGAGTGAAGACCGACGGATCACCCGCCTGCTTCCCGTTCGCCGTGTCTTGGCAGCAGCTGGAATCGCCGGACTCGTCGCAGGTGGTGGTATGGCGGCAGCCGCCGCCGACCCCGCGACCCCCGATTCGTCGGTGGCAGCGCCCCTCGTCTCGGCTGGATTCGGCGCACCGGACGCCCTGTCCAGCGGTTCCTGAAACAACCGGAGATCCACCGATGACCAGCGCGCGCAGCGCAACCGAATGGTCCACCTGGGGTGTGCACGCCCGCATCGTCGTCACCGACCCGGACGCGCTGAGTTCGGCGTCGAACCTGATCCGCGGGTACCTCGCAGCCGCCGACGCCGCGGTCAACCGGGACCGTGCGGACGCCGAGATCCGCTCGCTCGACGAGGGCCGGAACACGGTCACACCGATGTTCGCCCGGTTCCTCGCCGACGCCCTCGCCGCGGCGCGCACGACAGAAGGAGCGCTCGACCCCACGGCCTCGTCCCCTGCCCCGCACGCGTGGCGGTCGATCACCGTCGAAGGCACGGAGATAACGCTTCCCGCCGGAGTGGAACTCGACCTGACGGCGACCGCGCGGGCGAGTTCCGCCGATCACTGTGCGTCGACGACGGCCGAGCTGCTCGGGTGCGGTGTCCTGGTGGCCCTCGGCGGAGACATCGCCACCGCGGGGACCACACCGCCCGGCGGCTGGCAGGTCCAGGTCCAGGACCTGCCCGGCGACCCAACCTGCCAGGTGTCGATTCCGTCGGGTGCGGCCGTCGCGACCGCCAGCACCGTCAAACCGCTGCACCCCGACTCGATCTCGTTGTGGCGCACCGTGTCCGTGGTGGCCGCGTCGTGCACCACCGCGCACGCGTCGAGCACGGCGGCGGTGGGGATGGGCGGCGGCGCCGTCGACTGGCTCACCAACCTCGAGCTACCCGCCCGGCTGGTGGACCAGGAGTTCCGGGTGATCACCCTCGGCGGGTGGCCGAACTAGATCCGGCTACTCCTGCAGTCGGACGGAGTACCGGGCGTCGCGGAGGGCGTCGAGAAGATCCTGCCGGTGACCGGGCCCGCGGGTCTCGACGGTGAGGAACACCTCGACCTCGTCGAGCGCGAGCGCGCCGCCGGTGCGGGAATGGACGACATCCACGACACTGGCGCCGTTGCCGCTGATCACACCGAGCAGGCTGACCAGACCGCCGGGTCGGTCCGGGATGGTCACGTGCACACCGAGATACCGTCCCGCCGCTCGGAGACCGTGATTGACGACGTGGGTGAGCAGCAACGGGTCGATGTTGCCGCCGGAGAGCACCGCGCACACCGTCCCGGTGAGTCCCAGCTCCTCCGCCGCGCAGCTGATCAGCGCGGCCACCGCCGCCGCACCCGCGGGCTCCACGATGAGCTTCGCGCGCTCGAGGCACAACAACAACGCCCTGGACAGCGCGTCTTCGCTGACCGTGACGATGGCGTCGACCTGAGTGCCGACGTGCGCGAACGGCACGTCACCAGGTCTGCCGACCGCGATACCGTCGGCCATCGTCGACATGGTCTCCAGCGGAATCGGGCGGCCCTCCGCCAGCGAACGCGGCCACGCGGCCGCTTGCTCGGCCTGGACGCCGACGATCCGCACGTCGGGGCGGGTGGCCTTCACCGCCGCGGCGATGCCCGCGATCAGGCCACCGCCCCCGGTCGGGACGACGATCGTACCGACGTCGGGTTCCTGCTCGAGGACCTCGAGCCCGACGGTCCCCTGCCCCGCGACGATGTCGGCGTGATCGAACGGGTGGATGAGGACGGCACCGGTCTCGTCCGCGTACGCCCTCGCCGCGACCAGCGCGTCGTCGACCGTGTCGCCGGTGAGGTGGACAGTGGCGCCGTACGCCTTGGTGGCGACGAGTTTCGGAAGGGGTGCGCCGGTGGGCATGAAGACGGTGGACGGGATGCCGAGTTCAGTGGCCGCCCAGGCCACGCCCTGCGCGTGATTGCCGGCACTGGCCGCAACGACACCGCACGCCCGTTCCGCTACCGACAAATTCGCGATCCGGTTGTACGCACCACGCGGTTTGAACGATCCTGTGCGCTGCAGGTTTTCGCACTTCAACGTGACGACGTGCCCGCATCGTTCCGACAGCGCCCGGGACGCGATCACCGGCGTCCGGCGCATGACGGGGTCCAGCAGCTTACGAGCTGCTCTGATCTGATCCAGCGTGACAGGCTCCACGCGGGCCAGCATAGGGCCTGCGGCCCGTGCGCCTTTCCGGTTGTTCCAGCTACCAAAAGGGCGCACGGGCGGCGAAGCCGCCTACTACTTCAGCGCCTGCTCGATGTCGCCCACGAGGTCGGCGGCGTCTTCGATGCCGACGGACAGGCGCACCAGGTCGTCCGGGACCTCGAGGAGCGAACCGGCGGTCGAGGCGTGGGTCATGGCGCCCGGATGCTCGATCAGCGATTCGACGCCGCCGAGCGACTCGGCGAGGGTGAAGATCTCGGTGCGCGCGCAGAAGTCCAGCGCGGCCTGCTTGCCGCCGGCGAGACGCACCGAGATCATGCCGCCGAAGCGCCGCATCTGCTTCTCGGCGACCTTGTGGCCGGGGTGCGACTCGAGCCCGGGGTAGATCACCTGCGACACCGCGGGGTGCCCGCTGAGCAGTTCGACGACCTGCTCGGCGTTGTCGCTGTGCCGCTCCATGCGCAGCGAGAGGGTCTTGATGCCGCGGAGCGTGAGGAACGCGTCGAAGGGTCCGGGGACGGCCCCGGCACCGTTCTGCAGGAACGCGAACGCCGTGTCGAGCTCTTCGTCGTTGGTGACGAGTGCGCCGCCGACGACGTCGGAGTGCCCGCCGATGTACTTGGTGGTCGAGTGCAGTGCGACGTCGGCACCGAGCTGCAGCGGCTGCTGCAGGTACGGCGACGCGAACGTGTTGTCGACGACGATCTTCGCGCCGGCCTCGTGCGCCACGTCGGCCAGTGCCTCGATGTCACCGATGTTGAGCAGCGGGTTGGTGGGCGTCTCGACCCACACGAGCTTGGTGTTGGGACGGATCGCGGCCCGGACCGCGTCGACGTCGGACACCGCGGCGGGCGTGTACTCGATACCCCACTGCGTGAAGACCTTGTCGATCAGGCGGAACGTTCCGCCGTAGGCGTCGTTCGGGATGACGAGGTGGTCGCCGGGCCGGAGCGCGGCGCGGAGCAGGCAGTCGGTGGCGGCCATGCCCGAACCGAAGGCGCGACCGTACGTGCCCGACTCGAGGGCGGCGAGGTTGGCCTCGAGCGGTCGTCGCGTGGGGTTGCCGGTGCGGGCGTACTCGAATCCGTTCCGCATACCGCCGACGCCGTCCTGTGCGAACGTCGAACTCGCGTAGATCGGCACGTTCACGGCGCCCGTCTGCGGGTCCGGGTCGAATCCTGCGTGCACGGCCTTGGTGGAGAAACCCTGCCAGCTGATGTTGTCCGCTTTGCTGCGCTGCTCACTCATGGCCCCCAGCCTAGTGGGGACCTACTTCTCCAGATACTTCGCGATGGCGAAGGCGACGTCGAGCTTGGTCGCGGTGCTGACGGAGGGGTCGAGCGCGTTGACGATGATGCTGTGTTCCGGCGTGAGCAGGGCCATGGCCACGACGTCGAGGACCACCCCGCCGACCTCGGCGGAACGGGGGTCGGGGACGACGTTCGTCCCGTTCCGCATCTCGACGAGCACTGCCGGATCGGTGACCTGAGGCTTGACCGACGCGGTGATGGTGCTCATGACGTTCGTCGGCCCCTTGGACCACGAGCAGGTGGGGTCGATCGACCCGGGGAGGACGGCCTCGGTGAGATGCGGTCGGTCCGACACGAGCCGCCCGAGCGCCCTCGTCAGCGCAGCGCAGTCGGTGGACACGGGCGACCCCGGCGACGACACCGACCCGACGTCCGCCGGTCCCGACTGCGCGACGGCGGCGCCCTCGATGCTGTTCCCGCAACCGGCCGCGGCGAACCCGAGCACGGCGACCGGGACCACCAGGCCACGGCATAGACGAGCACTCACTGCGTTTCCCCCTCACGACCACCGGACCGGCACCCTGCTGTGCACCGTACGTTCCGTGCGCAGCA
It includes:
- a CDS encoding bifunctional lytic transglycosylase/C40 family peptidase; protein product: MSVDAAAIIVAITTAAGAIVQGADIPQPVKDQAAEAIHVVEQASPDVQKQVDNAISSLPEPARAQAEQMVAQASDVVKQATDPYIPPPPALEAAPPPAPVAPLVLPDAPLDQPPAPSAPDVGTAIGGLAALPGVPALISGLGSLIPSVPAGFPGVSLAPVGAIAVFAPWIRKAGSLCEGIKPPTLAALYSVENGFRYGATSPVSRAGARGPGQFMPAAWAKYGKDADGDGKVDINGVADPMMASGQMLCDLFGQIDGWKKEGVVKGDTLDLTIAAYNAGAGAVRSAGGMPAGKFDYEHETQPYVARIRSLEDSFARMLSPFFYGAAAGDTSRVVEAAMRFIGLPYVWGGGNINGPSGGGFDCSGLTSFAVYAATGIKLPRTSETQWGVGVEVPLSEARPGDLLFGNWQSGGPGHVAIYVGNGLMLHAPTTGDVVRIGPVFAGMKARRLF
- a CDS encoding FAD:protein FMN transferase, whose translation is MTSARSATEWSTWGVHARIVVTDPDALSSASNLIRGYLAAADAAVNRDRADAEIRSLDEGRNTVTPMFARFLADALAAARTTEGALDPTASSPAPHAWRSITVEGTEITLPAGVELDLTATARASSADHCASTTAELLGCGVLVALGGDIATAGTTPPGGWQVQVQDLPGDPTCQVSIPSGAAVATASTVKPLHPDSISLWRTVSVVAASCTTAHASSTAAVGMGGGAVDWLTNLELPARLVDQEFRVITLGGWPN
- the ilvA gene encoding threonine ammonia-lyase, with the protein product MLARVEPVTLDQIRAARKLLDPVMRRTPVIASRALSERCGHVVTLKCENLQRTGSFKPRGAYNRIANLSVAERACGVVAASAGNHAQGVAWAATELGIPSTVFMPTGAPLPKLVATKAYGATVHLTGDTVDDALVAARAYADETGAVLIHPFDHADIVAGQGTVGLEVLEQEPDVGTIVVPTGGGGLIAGIAAAVKATRPDVRIVGVQAEQAAAWPRSLAEGRPIPLETMSTMADGIAVGRPGDVPFAHVGTQVDAIVTVSEDALSRALLLCLERAKLIVEPAGAAAVAALISCAAEELGLTGTVCAVLSGGNIDPLLLTHVVNHGLRAAGRYLGVHVTIPDRPGGLVSLLGVISGNGASVVDVVHSRTGGALALDEVEVFLTVETRGPGHRQDLLDALRDARYSVRLQE
- a CDS encoding cystathionine gamma-synthase, translating into MSEQRSKADNISWQGFSTKAVHAGFDPDPQTGAVNVPIYASSTFAQDGVGGMRNGFEYARTGNPTRRPLEANLAALESGTYGRAFGSGMAATDCLLRAALRPGDHLVIPNDAYGGTFRLIDKVFTQWGIEYTPAAVSDVDAVRAAIRPNTKLVWVETPTNPLLNIGDIEALADVAHEAGAKIVVDNTFASPYLQQPLQLGADVALHSTTKYIGGHSDVVGGALVTNDEELDTAFAFLQNGAGAVPGPFDAFLTLRGIKTLSLRMERHSDNAEQVVELLSGHPAVSQVIYPGLESHPGHKVAEKQMRRFGGMISVRLAGGKQAALDFCARTEIFTLAESLGGVESLIEHPGAMTHASTAGSLLEVPDDLVRLSVGIEDAADLVGDIEQALK